The Streptomyces spororaveus genome includes a region encoding these proteins:
- a CDS encoding potassium channel family protein gives MVVCGDDGLARRLASELQEVYKERVTLVAPAGRDAQPSVGRAPGSPGRGLLDRVPLTRLRSPAGERPPAREPWVLEAAEPDEEVLAAAGVAGAAALALVHEDDDTNVRAALVARRLNPRLRLVIRLYNRKLGQHLEELLDQAAMVAEPGIDLRELDSSTTVLSDADTAAPALAASAVAGTSKVVLADGLLLRAVERTPPGRGEVADPGLCTLALLSATTSDPAGAEGAESSGDRGPQLLPDDRAVAMATGRGIVALETVAHTNASQARPRLGAGALPVASLFSRRLRWSMAGMVAAVAALALASWATTGDHPLHAAYITLLDIFAINDPAVGDATERQLLQILSGFVGLLLLPVLVAAALEGLGSFRTATALRRPPRGLSGHVVLLGLGKIGARVLARLRELEIPVVCVESDPQARGIALARGLRVPVVIGDVTDEGVLESARIDRAHSLLALTSSDTTNLEAALYARAVKPDLRAVLRLYEDDFATAVYRTLRAAHPAALTRSRSVTHLAAPAFAGAMMGRQVLGAIPVERRVLLFAAVDVAGHPHLEGRTIAESFRPGAWRVLALDTTSPAERRPDLAAARAEGPAPQSGLVWELHPGYVLKPEDRVVLAATRRGLAELLGRGATALSRPDGRI, from the coding sequence ATGGTCGTGTGCGGTGACGACGGGCTGGCCCGTCGTCTGGCCTCCGAGCTGCAGGAGGTCTACAAGGAACGGGTGACGCTCGTTGCCCCTGCCGGCCGTGATGCCCAACCGAGCGTGGGCCGTGCACCCGGCTCACCGGGACGGGGTCTTCTGGACCGGGTCCCGCTCACGCGGCTGCGGAGCCCTGCCGGGGAGCGGCCGCCGGCGCGGGAGCCGTGGGTCCTGGAGGCGGCGGAACCCGACGAGGAGGTGCTGGCCGCGGCGGGGGTGGCCGGGGCCGCCGCCTTGGCACTGGTGCACGAGGACGACGACACCAACGTCCGGGCGGCCCTGGTCGCGCGTCGGCTCAACCCGAGGCTGCGGCTCGTGATCCGGCTGTACAACCGCAAGCTCGGCCAGCACCTGGAGGAGCTCCTCGACCAGGCCGCGATGGTGGCGGAGCCGGGGATCGACCTGCGGGAGCTGGACTCCTCGACGACCGTGCTCTCGGACGCCGACACCGCGGCCCCCGCGCTGGCGGCCAGCGCCGTCGCCGGTACCAGCAAGGTGGTCCTGGCCGACGGCCTGCTGCTGCGAGCGGTGGAGCGTACGCCTCCGGGAAGGGGCGAGGTGGCCGATCCGGGACTGTGCACCCTCGCCCTCCTCTCCGCGACGACGAGCGACCCGGCCGGCGCGGAGGGCGCGGAGTCCAGCGGGGATCGCGGCCCGCAGCTGCTGCCCGACGACCGGGCCGTGGCCATGGCTACGGGACGGGGCATCGTGGCCCTGGAGACGGTCGCCCACACGAACGCGTCCCAAGCCAGGCCCAGGCTGGGCGCGGGGGCCCTCCCAGTGGCTTCCCTGTTCTCCCGTCGGTTGCGCTGGTCGATGGCCGGAATGGTCGCCGCTGTGGCCGCACTCGCGCTGGCGTCGTGGGCGACGACCGGCGATCACCCCCTGCACGCCGCCTACATCACCCTGCTCGACATCTTCGCGATCAACGACCCGGCGGTGGGCGACGCCACCGAGCGGCAGCTGCTCCAGATCCTGTCCGGGTTCGTGGGCCTGCTCCTGCTCCCCGTCCTCGTGGCCGCGGCCCTGGAGGGGTTGGGCTCGTTCCGAACGGCGACGGCCCTGCGGCGGCCCCCGCGCGGACTGTCGGGCCACGTGGTGCTCCTGGGGCTCGGAAAGATCGGCGCACGCGTCCTGGCCCGGCTGCGGGAGCTGGAGATCCCTGTCGTGTGCGTGGAGTCCGATCCGCAGGCCCGGGGCATCGCCCTGGCCCGCGGGCTGCGCGTTCCGGTGGTCATCGGCGACGTGACCGACGAAGGCGTGCTGGAGTCGGCCCGCATCGACCGCGCCCACTCCCTGCTCGCCCTGACCAGCTCGGACACCACCAACCTGGAAGCCGCTCTGTACGCCCGCGCGGTCAAGCCCGATCTGCGGGCCGTCCTGCGCCTGTACGAGGACGACTTCGCGACCGCCGTCTACCGGACCCTGCGGGCCGCTCACCCGGCCGCCCTGACCCGCAGCCGCAGCGTGACCCACCTCGCCGCCCCCGCCTTCGCCGGCGCGATGATGGGCCGCCAGGTTCTCGGGGCGATTCCGGTAGAACGACGGGTCCTGCTCTTCGCCGCGGTGGACGTGGCCGGCCACCCGCATCTGGAGGGCCGCACCATCGCCGAGTCCTTCCGCCCGGGCGCATGGCGGGTCCTCGCCCTCGACACCACCTCGCCCGCCGAACGCCGCCCCGACCTGGCCGCCGCCCGCGCGGAGGGGCCCGCCCCGCAGTCGGGGCTGGTCTGGGAACTGCACCCGGGGTACGTCCTCAAGCCGGAGGACCGGGTCGTCCTGGCCGCCACCCGGCGCGGGCTGGCCGAGCTCCTCGGCCGCGGCGCCACCGCGCTCAGCCGGCCCGATGGCCGGATCTGA
- a CDS encoding molybdopterin-dependent oxidoreductase, whose amino-acid sequence MGASGIGQGQPDDVPPPTGKEPRKPDAPPAAGSPPARAADARKPAPAKVRSGPLTRLREAGSAALGSGPPPGPARPEFWRSPLRGPWLTAVFGLVLLFGITVLFVTGLLSYAAYNPDLAAVNDQTPNKGWLGFYLFSWPTSPYWLYRLTQGVHVTLGIVLVPVLLAKLWSVIPKLFEWPPVRSVSHALERLSLLLLVGGAGFEFVTGILNVQLHYNFPGSFYTLHFYGAWVFIGAFVVHVTFRLPRALRAVRERPGEPAAGTEEAVGLVSPRPAAPTISRRGALAMVGLGSVALLVVTAGQSIGGWWRRTALLAPHGRDPGSGPNGFQINKTAASVGIRPSDVGPAWRLTVRGPGRQVDLTYEQLLAMPQHESALPIACVEGWSTPDQRWGGVRLTDLAALVGLGVNTPEALVESVQRGGSFSSAVLSDHQVRDSRSLLAVRVNGATLSADHGYPARAIIAGAPGVHNTKWVTRLTFGEPA is encoded by the coding sequence ATGGGCGCGAGCGGCATCGGGCAGGGCCAGCCAGACGACGTGCCACCGCCAACGGGCAAGGAGCCGCGGAAGCCTGACGCCCCGCCTGCGGCTGGATCTCCGCCCGCTCGGGCTGCCGACGCCCGGAAGCCGGCCCCGGCGAAGGTCCGGTCCGGTCCGCTGACGCGGCTGCGGGAGGCTGGGAGCGCGGCCCTGGGATCGGGCCCGCCTCCGGGGCCGGCCCGTCCGGAGTTCTGGCGGAGTCCGCTGCGCGGGCCGTGGCTGACCGCGGTGTTCGGGCTGGTCCTGCTGTTCGGGATCACGGTGCTCTTCGTGACGGGTCTGCTGTCGTACGCGGCGTACAACCCCGATCTCGCGGCGGTCAACGACCAGACACCGAACAAGGGATGGCTCGGCTTCTACCTGTTCTCGTGGCCGACGTCTCCGTACTGGCTCTACCGCCTCACCCAGGGCGTCCACGTCACGCTGGGGATCGTCCTCGTGCCCGTCCTGCTGGCGAAGCTTTGGTCGGTCATCCCGAAGCTGTTCGAGTGGCCACCGGTCCGCTCGGTCAGCCACGCTCTGGAGCGGCTGTCCCTGCTCCTGCTGGTCGGCGGCGCCGGCTTCGAGTTCGTCACCGGCATCCTCAACGTCCAGCTCCACTACAACTTCCCCGGCTCCTTCTACACCCTGCACTTCTACGGAGCCTGGGTGTTCATCGGCGCCTTCGTCGTCCACGTGACCTTTCGACTCCCGAGGGCCCTGCGGGCCGTACGGGAACGGCCCGGGGAGCCCGCGGCGGGGACCGAGGAAGCGGTCGGGCTCGTCTCGCCACGCCCCGCGGCGCCGACCATCTCCCGCCGGGGTGCCCTGGCCATGGTGGGGCTCGGTTCGGTCGCGCTACTGGTCGTCACGGCGGGGCAGAGCATCGGCGGATGGTGGCGGCGGACCGCCCTGCTGGCCCCGCACGGCCGGGACCCGGGTTCGGGCCCGAACGGGTTCCAGATCAACAAGACCGCCGCCTCGGTCGGTATCCGGCCCAGCGATGTCGGTCCCGCGTGGCGGCTGACCGTACGCGGCCCCGGGCGTCAGGTCGACCTGACGTACGAGCAGCTCCTGGCCATGCCGCAGCACGAGTCGGCTCTGCCCATCGCCTGCGTGGAGGGCTGGTCGACGCCCGACCAGCGGTGGGGCGGGGTCCGTCTCACCGATCTGGCCGCGCTCGTCGGACTCGGTGTGAACACGCCCGAGGCCCTCGTCGAGTCGGTGCAGCGCGGCGGCTCGTTCAGCTCCGCCGTACTCAGCGACCATCAGGTCCGCGACAGCCGCTCGCTCCTGGCCGTCCGCGTCAACGGGGCGACCCTCTCCGCCGACCACGGCTACCCGGCGCGGGCCATCATCGCGGGGGCACCGGGGGTCCACAACACCAAATGGGTCACCCGCCTCACCTTCGGAGAGCCCGCATGA
- a CDS encoding class I SAM-dependent methyltransferase, translating into MTAHEYRAWSTGSYARAIHAPRRALSLFLCDAEGWSFPLDLERWCARADAADRTVLRRCTGRVLDIGCGAGRMVEALAGRGYHALGIDVCPVAVITTACRGGSAVSKSVFEPLPDEGRWGTALLIDGNIGIGGEPRRLLHRIREVVTPDGLLLVETAAGEVDERRRVRIHAGHQPVSTVFPWAVVGATALGRHAAASGWIEAERWTGARGRHFVALRACR; encoded by the coding sequence GTGACCGCTCATGAATACCGGGCCTGGAGCACAGGCTCCTACGCGCGGGCGATCCACGCCCCACGACGTGCCCTGTCCCTGTTCCTGTGCGATGCGGAAGGCTGGTCCTTCCCTCTGGACCTGGAAAGGTGGTGCGCCCGGGCGGACGCGGCCGACCGGACTGTGCTGCGGCGGTGCACTGGCCGGGTCCTGGACATCGGGTGCGGCGCCGGCCGGATGGTCGAGGCACTTGCAGGGCGCGGCTACCACGCCCTCGGTATCGATGTCTGCCCTGTTGCAGTGATCACGACCGCCTGCCGGGGCGGTTCCGCGGTGAGCAAATCGGTCTTCGAACCGCTTCCCGACGAGGGTCGGTGGGGGACGGCGTTGCTGATCGACGGCAACATCGGGATCGGTGGCGAGCCCAGACGGCTGCTGCACCGGATCCGGGAAGTCGTTACTCCGGACGGGCTCCTCCTGGTGGAGACCGCCGCCGGTGAGGTGGACGAGCGTCGCCGCGTCCGGATCCACGCCGGTCACCAGCCGGTCAGCACAGTCTTCCCCTGGGCCGTGGTCGGGGCCACCGCCCTCGGCCGCCATGCCGCGGCGTCGGGGTGGATCGAGGCCGAACGGTGGACCGGAGCCCGCGGGCGTCACTTCGTCGCGTTGCGGGCCTGTCGCTGA